One window of the Colletotrichum destructivum chromosome 4, complete sequence genome contains the following:
- a CDS encoding Putative major facilitator superfamily, MFS transporter superfamily: protein MTSTTTIELANAPATPLPELSSSSSACSPQPQQTIFSSETEQHEDLSRGKTVVVISSVTCITGVSSLLAGIVTVCIPAMARDVNLENNLLLWPSSVYALTCGCTLLLSGAMADLFGARQLYLLGCFFQSVFTLACGLARTGIQLILFRALAGVAISMCLPSAVSIITHAFPAGRRRNTAFASMGGGQPIGFSIGLSIGGVFTDTIGWRWGFHIAAIINTVIFLVALKWLPGLGSREAVTWHRFRTEVDWIGAFLASGFLSMISYVLAVITDSTHEMEKAENIALLVISASLAGAFVAWVERQERLGRPAIIPNSLWKNRSFSSICLSVFMVWGAFNATEQLSSFYLQYVQRLSATNTSVRFLPAPMGGVLASIVAGLVVHRVRADLAILVAVALSSLSSVLMAVADPAWSYWLCVFWAMLMNAIGADMLFTISNLLITSLFPARTQGVAGGVYNTIAQIGKSVGLASSGAIASAVTARSGVANKASPAALLEGYRASYWYCLGLYGATLVVTVWGLRKIGKVGVKKE from the exons ATGACTTCGACGACCACAATTGAGCTGGCCAACGCGCCGGCAACACCTCTGCCAGAGCTATCCAGTTCCTCTTCGGCATGTTCACCGCAGCCGCAACAGACAATCTTTTCGTCCGAGACCGAGCAGCATGAGGACCTCTCCCGAGGCAAGACGGTGGTCGTCATCTCGTCGGTGACGTGCATCACCGGCGTCAGCTCCCTCCTGGCCGGCATCGTGACCGTCTGTATCCCGGCCATGGCCAGAGACGTTAACCTCGAGAATAACCTGTTGTTATG GCCGTCCTCCGTTTACGCCCTGACGTGCGGATGCACCCTCCTGCTATCCGGCGCCATGGCGGATCTCTTCGGCGCTCGGCAGCTCTATCTCCTGGGTTGCTTCTTCCAGTCTGTCTTCACGCTCGCCTGCGggctggcgaggacgggGATCCAACTGATCCTGTTCCGCGCTCTCGCCGGCGTGGCCATCTCCATGTGCCTGCCGTCCGCCGTGAGCATCATCACGCACGCGTTCCCAGCCGGCCGGCGGAGGAACACGGCCTTTGCCTCGATGGGTGGGGGCCAGCCGATCGGCTTCTCCATCGGGCtcagcatcggcggcgtcttcacGGACACGATCGGCTGGCGGTGGGGGTTCcacatcgccgccatcatcaacacggtcatcttcctcgtcgcgcTCAAGTGGCTGCCCGGCCTCGGGAGTAGGGAGGCGGTGACGTGGCACCGCTTCAGGACCGAGGTCGACTGGATTGGGGCTTTCCTCGCCAGCGGCTTTCTCTCGATGATCTCCTACGTGCTTGC TGTCATCACCGACAGCACGCACGAAatggagaaggccgagaacaTCGCCCTGCTTGTCATCTCGGCGTCTCTCGCCGGCGCGTTCGTCGCCTGGGTGGAGCGACAAGAGCGCCTGGGGCGGCCGGCCATCATCCCCAACTCGCTCTGGAAGAACCGCAGCTTCAGCAGCATCTGCCTCAGCGTCTTCATGGTATGGGGCGCCTTCAACGCGACGGAGCAGCTGAGTTCCTTCTACCTGCAGTACGTGCAGCGGCTCTCGGCCACGAACACCTCGGTGCGTTTCCTGCCTGCACCCATGGGCGGCGTGCTGGccagcatcgtcgccgggctcgtcgtGCACCGCGTGCGGGCGGACCTCGcgatcctcgtcgccgtggcGCTGTCGAGCCTGTCGTCTGTGCtgatggccgtcgccgacccGGCGTGGTCCTACTGGCTCTGCGTCTTCTGGGCCATGTTGATGaacgccatcggcgccgacatGCTCTTCACCATCTCGAACCTGCTCATCACGTCTCTATTCCCGGCGCGGACGCAGGGGGTCGCTGGGGGCGTCTACAACACCATCGCGCAGATCGGCAAGAGCGTCGGGctggcgtcgtcgggggcCATCGCGAGCGCCGTCACGGCGCGGTCCGGCGTGGCGAACAAGGCGAGCCCGGCGGCACTGCTGGAGGGGTACCGGGCGTCTTACTGGTATTGCCTCGGCCTGTACGGCGCAACCTTGGTTGTGACGGTATGGGGACTAAGGAAGATTGGCAAAGTTGGCGTCAAGAAGGAGTGA
- a CDS encoding Putative ABC transporter-like, ATP-binding domain, AAA+ ATPase domain, CDR ABC transporter, with protein sequence MNYNMEARTTTRGSYGTTNTRSTTTSSVTMNGEQRPSFDQDTTTGFAPINTGKNGDSSDEELEAGAMGSSERDTQRDTMMIDEEDRRELQRIATSLSRHQSVASNGRPLSTHVSYGQDMAASNDPALDPSSKSFDLSKWLQNFMREMQNEGMVLKKNAGVAYKDLTVSGTGAALQLQQTVGDFLKAPLRIGEHLSLGKKQPKRILNSFDGLLNSGELLIVLGRPGSGCSTLLKTMTGELQGLTLSDESVIHYNGIPQKKMMKEFKGETVYNQEVDKHFPHLTVGQTLEFAAAVRTPSHRIHGMSREEHHRQAAQVVMAVCGLSHTFNTKVGNDFVRGVSGGERKRVSIAEMMLAGSPMCAWDNSTRGLDSATALKFVQSLRLASDFAGSANAVAIYQASQAIYDLFDKAVVLYEGRQIYFGPAGAAKSYFERMGWECPQRQTTGDFLTSVTNPIERRARPGMENQVPRTPDDFEAYWRQSPEFQALRQDIDRHTEENPIDPNGHALTELRQIKNDRQAKHVRPKSPYLISMAMQVRLTTKRAYQRIWNDISATATAAILNVVLALVIGSVFYGTEDATAGFYSKGSVLFQAVLMNALTAISEINSLYDQRPIVEKHASYAFYHPASEAIAGVVADIPIKFVTATCFNLTLYFLAGLRREPAQFFLYFLITYISTFVMSAVFRTMAAITKTVSQAMSLAGVLVLALVIYTGFVIRVPQMVDWFGWLRWVNPIFYAFEILIANEFHGREFVCSAIIPAYTPLSGDSWICSAVGAVAGQRTVSGDAFIETNYQYYYSHVWRNFGILLAFLVVFMIIYFVATELNSTTSSTAEVLVFRRGFVPAHLQDGVNRSVTNEEMAVPSKEQGSEAKVSSMPAQKDIFTWKDVVYDIEIKGEPRRLLDHVDGWVKPGTLTALMGVSGAGKTTLLDVLAQRTTMGVITGDMFVNGKPLDASFQRKTGYVQQQDLHMATATVRESLRFSAMLRQPKSVSREEKYAFVEEVIDMLNMRDFADAVVGVPGEGLNVEQRKLLTIGVELAAKPKLLLFLDEPTSGLDSQSSWAICAFLRKLADSGQAVLCTVHQPSAILFQQFDRLLFLARGGKTVYFGDIGDNSRTLLNYFESHGARSCGDDENPAEYMLEIVNNGTNSKGEDWHSVWKSSAERTGVEAEIERIHLEKRNEHEAEEEDASSHSEFAMPFYTQLAEVTVRVFQQYWRMPSYVFAKFFLGIAAGLFIGFSFWKADGTMAGMQNVVFGVFMVITIFSTIVQQIQPHFIAQRALYEVRERPSKAYSWKAFMFASIIVEIPYQIFTGILIWACFYYPIIGVQSSVRQVLVLLYAIQLFIYASSFAHMTIAAFPDAQTASGMVTLLVLMSLTFCGVLQAPAALPGFWIFMYRVSPFTYWVAGIVGTQLHGRPVTCSATETSVFDPPANQTCGEYLADYLKTAPGQLQNPDATAQCQYCSLSNADQYLAGSNIFYDERWRNFGIVWAFVFFNIFIAVISYYLVRVKKWNTGASKKTKESKGKGTGAQ encoded by the exons ATGAACTACAACATGGAAGCCAGGACAACAACAAGAGGTAGCTACGGCACCACAAACACAAGATCCACAACGACATCATCAGTCACCATGAACGGGGAGCAGAGGCCATCGTTCGACCAAGACACGACGACCGGCTTCGCACCCATTAACACGGGGAAGAATGGCGACTCttcggacgaggagctcgaggccggagCCATGGGCAGCTCGGAAAGAGATACCCAGCGCGACACGATGATgatcgacgaggaggacagGAGGGAACTCCAGAGGATCGCCACATCCCTCTCACGACACCAGAGCGTGGCCAGCAACGGCCGCCCGCTCTCGACGCACGTCTCGTACGGCCAGGACATGGCCGCGTCCAACGACCCTGCGCTGGACCCCTCGAGCAAGTCCTTCGACCTCTCCAAGTGGCTGCAGAACTTCATGCGCGAGATGCAGAACGAGGGCATGGTCCTCAAGAAgaacgccggcgtcgcctaCAAGGACCTGACCGTTTCCGGGACCGGCGCGgcgctgcagctgcagcagaccGTCGGCGACTTCCTCAAGGCGCCGCTGCGGATCGGCGAGCACCTCAGCCTCGGCAAGAAGCAGCCCAAGCGGATTCTCAACAGcttcgacggcctcctgAACAGCGGCGagctcctcatcgtcctcggccgccccggGTCCGGATGCAGCACCCTGCTGAAGACCATGACGGGCGAGCTCCAGGGCCTGACGCTGAGCGACGAGTCCGTCATCCACTACAACGGCATCccgcagaagaagatgatgaaggagttcaagggcgagacggtctACAACCAAGAG GTCGACAAGCACTTCCCCCACCTGACCGTCGGCCAAACGCtcgagttcgccgccgccgtacgCACACCGTCGCACAGGATCCACGGCATGAGCCGCGAAGAACACCACAGACAGGCGGCGCAGGTCGTCATGGCCGTGTGCGGTCTCAGCCACACCTTCAACACCAAGGTCGGCAACGACTTCGTCCGCggcgtctcgggcggcgaGCGGAAGCGTGTCAGCATCGCCGAGATGATGCTCGCCGGCTCGCCCATGTGCGCGTGGGACAACAGCACGCGCGGCCTCGACTCGGCCACGGCGCTCAAGTTCGTCCAGTCGCTGCGCCTCGCCTCCGACTTCGCCGGcagcgccaacgccgtcgccatctACCAGGCCAGCCAGGCCATCTAcgacctcttcgacaaggccgtcgtcctgTACGAGGGCCGCCAGATCTACTTCggcccggccggcgccgccaagtcCTACTTTGAGCGCATGGGCTGGGAATGCCCCCAGCGCCAGACGACGGGTGACTTCCTGACCTCCGTCACGAACCCCATCGAGCGCCGGGCCCGCCCCGGCATGGAGAACCAGGTGCCGCGCACCCCGGACGACTTCGAGGCCTACTGGCGCCAGTCGCCCGAGTTCCAGGCCCTCCGCCAGGACATCGATCGCCACACCGAGGAGAACCCCATCGATCCCAACGGCCACGCCCTCACCGAGCTCCGCCAGATCAAGAACGACAGGCAGGCCAAGCACGTCCGGCCCAAGTCGCCCTACCTCATCAGCATGGCCATGCAGGTCCGCCTCACGACAAAGCGCGCCTACCAGCGCATCTGGAACGACatctcggccacggccaccgccgccatcctcaacgtcgtcctggccctcgtcatcggctccGTCTTCTACGGCACCGAggacgccaccgccggcttCTACTCCAAGGGCTCCGTCCTCTTCCAGGCCGTCCTCATGAACGCCCTCACCGCCATCTCCGAGATCAACAGCCTGTACGACCAGCGGCCCATCGTCGAGAAGCACGCCTCGTACGCCTTCTACCACCCGGCCTCGGaagccatcgccggcgtcgtggcCGACATCCCCATCAAGTTCGTCACCGCCACCTGCTTCAACCTGACGCTCTATTTCCTGGCCGGCCTCCGCCGCGAGCCCGCCCAGTTCTTCCTCTACTTCCTCATCACCTACATCTCCACCTTTGTCATGAGCGCCGTCTTCcgcaccatggccgccatcaccaagaCCGTCTCGCAGGCCATGTCGCTGGCCGGCGTCCTGGTgctcgccctcgtcatctACACCGGCTTCGTCATCCGCGTGCCCCAGATGGTCGACTGGTTCGGCTGGCTCCGCTGGGTCAACCCCATCTTCTACGCCTTTGAGATCCTCATCGCCAACGAGTTCCACGGCCGCGAGTTCGTCTGCTCCGCCATCATCCCCGCCTACACGCCCCTGTCCGGCGACTCGTGGATCtgctccgccgtcggcgccgtcgccggccagcGCACCGTCAGCGGCGACGCCTTCATCGAGACCAACTACCAGTACTACTACTCCCACGTCTGGCGCAACTTCGGCATCCTCCTggccttcctcgtcgtcttcatgATCATCTACTTCGTCGCCACCGAGCTCAActccaccaccagcagcaccgccgaggtcctcgtcttccGCCGCGGCTTTGTGCCCGCCCACCTCCAGGACGGCGTCAACCGCAGCGTCACCAacgaggagatggccgtgCCGTCCAAGGAGCAAGGgtccgaggccaaggtcagCTCGATGCCCGCGCAGAAGGATATCTTCACCTGGAAGGATGTCGTGTATGATATCGAGATCAAGGGCGAGCCTCGCCGTCTGTTAGACCACGTTGACGGTTGGGTCAAGCCCGGCACTCTCACTGCCCTCATGGGTGTCTCCGGTGCCGGAAAGACGACTCTTCTCGACGTCCTTGCGCAGAGGACCACAATGGGTGTCATCACCGGTGACATGTTTGTCAACGGCAAGCCCCTGGACGCCAGTTTCCAACGCAAGACTGGCTACGTCCAGCAGCAAG ACCTCCACATGGCCACGGCAACCGTCCGCGAGAGTCTGCGGTTCAGCGCCATGCTCCGCCAGCCCAAGTCCGTCAGCCGCGAGGAGAAGTACgccttcgtcgaggaggtcatcGACATGCTCAACATGCGCGacttcgccgacgccgtcgtcggtgtcCCCGGTGAAGGCCTCAACGTCGAGCAGCGCAAGCTCCTgaccatcggcgtcgagctggccgccaagcccaagcttctcctgttcctcgacgagcccaCCAGCGGCCTCGACTCCCAGAGCTCCTGGGCCATCTGCGCGTTCCTCCGCAAGCTTGCCGACTCGGGCCAGGCCGTCCTCTGCACCGTCCACCAGCCCAGCGCCATCCTGTTCCAGCAGTTCGACCGCCTCCTGTTCCTCGCTCGCGGCGGCAAGACGGTCTACTTTGGAGACATCGGCGACAACTCGCGCACCCTCCTCAACTACTTCGAGTCCCACGGCGCGAGGAgctgcggcgacgacgagaacccGGCCGAGTACATGCTCGAGATCGTCAACAACGGCACCAACTCCAAGGGCGAGGACTGGCACAGCGTGTGGAAGTCGAGCGCGGAGCGgaccggcgtcgaggccgagatcgagcgcATCCATCTCGAGAAGCGTAACGAGCAcgaggcagaggaggaggatgctAGCTCCCACTCCGAGTTCGCCATGCCCTTCTACAcgcagctcgccgaggtcacCGTCCGCGTCTTCCAGCAGTACTGGCGCATGCCCAGCTACGTCTTCGCCAagttcttcctcggcatcgccgccggtcTCTTCATCGGCTTCTCCTTCTGGAAGGCCGACGGCACCATGGCCGGCATGCAgaacgtcgtcttcggcgtcttCATGGTCATCACCATCTTCTCCACCATCGTCCAGCAGATCCAGCCGCACTTCATCGCCCAGCGCGCCCTCTACGAGGTCCGCGAGCGGCCCAGCAAGGCCTACTCCTGGAAGGCCTTCATGTTCGCCAGCATCATTGTCGAGATTCCCTACCAGATCTTCACCGGCATCCTCATCTGGGCCTGCTTCTACTaccccatcatcggcgtccAGAGCTCCGTCCGCCAGGTCCTGGTCCTGCTGTACGCCATCCAGCTCTTCATCTACGCGAGCTCCTTCGCCCACATgaccatcgccgccttcccCGACGCCCAGACCGCCTCCGGCATGGTCACTCTCCTCGTGCTCATGAGCTTGACCTTCTGCGGTGTCCTGCAAGCCCCGGCCGCCCTTCCCGGCTTCTGGATCTTCATGTACCGCGTCTCTCCCTTCACCTACTGGGTCGCGGGCATCGTCGGCACGCAGCTGCACGGCCGTCCCGTCACCTGCTCCGCCACCGAGACCTCCGTCTTCGACCCGCCCGCGAACCAGACCTGCGGCGAGTACCTCGCCGATTACCTCAAGACGGCCCCCGGCCAGCTGCAGAACCCGGACGCGACGGCCCAGTGCCAATACTGCTCCCTCAGCAACGCCGACCAGTACCTGGCCGGCAGCAACATCTTCTACGACGAGCGGTGGCGCAACTTCGGTATCGTCTGGGCTTTTGTCTTCTTCAACATTTTCATTGCTGTCATTTCCTATTACCTCGTCCGCGTCAAGAAGTGGAACACGGGCGCGTCCAAGAAAACCAAGGAGTCCAAGGGAAAGGGTACCGGCGCTCAGTAA
- a CDS encoding Putative glucose-methanol-choline oxidoreductase, FAD/NAD(P)-binding domain superfamily, protein MTLWDCIVVGGGIAGSVVSNRLLEQDPTLKILLVEAGTNTHAVENIEWTDMNNAIGGEYDWGFSSVPQVHLNNREIASPVGKGLGGGTIINGAAWVRGHKVDYDIWAERVNDTRWSYDGQLPYMKKTETLFDNSTNPLSHGHTGPVKIQSPGSTNRVFPLREPLLESWREIGIDTLPQLDNNAGNNLGVADLQESRDKGKRQLSSLIYSLEGITVLTDSLVAKVLVEKSPLGHLVSRGIQLDNGTKIFGRETILSAGAYRTPQILILSGIGPADTLKKFDIPVILDQPAVGQNFHDHVLIPTVWQLKNASAGYTKESGDPVFSESQYNLGAFIDFMTITSLPKEGLFNAIAEDEGSVPDAATHPLLKQDRAHSSHLLQYSGVSADGSAVLMISVVFINSARGSVTIRSADIKDAPLINPNFLATSVDRYAARETIRRNIRLLTSSDTVLGREIVAGELAANPLTTESTDEEIDARVREMAGGCYHPAGTASMGTVVDTDLRVNGVSGLRIVDTSVFPVSISGNLQVAVYALAEQAAEIIKSTMKKC, encoded by the exons ATGACTCTTTGGGACTGTATTGTGGTAGGCGGCGGCATTGCAGGGTCAGTCGTCTCGAACCGATTGCTTGAGCAGGACCCAACCCTCAAAATCCTACTGGTTGAGGCTGGCACCAACACCCACGCCGTCGAAAACATTGAGTGGACCGACATGAACAATGCAATCGGCGGCGAGTACGATTGGGGCTTCTCGTCAGTGCCGCAGGTCCACCTCAACAACCGCGAGATCGCCTCGCCGGTGGGAAAGGGCCTGGGAGGCGGTACCATCATCAACGGAG CTGCTTGGGTCCGTGGACACAAGGTCGACTATGACATCTGGGCCGAGAGGGTTAACGACACCCGATGGAGCTACGATGGCCAACTTCCTTACATGAAGAAGACCGAGACCCTCTTCGACAACTCTACGAACCCACTGTCCCACGGACACACGGGCCCCGTCAAGATTCAATCCCCGGGCTCCACGAATCGCGTTTTCCCTCTCCGAGAGCCATTGCTAGAGTCCTGGAGAGAGATCGGCATCGACACACTCCCCCAGCTCGACAACAACGCCGGGAACAACCTCGGTGTTGCCGACCTCCAAGAGAGCAGAGACAAAGGCAAGCGCCAGCTGTCTTCTCTGATTTACTCGCTCGAGGGCATTACTGTTCTGACTGACAGTCTGGTCGCCAAGGTGTTAGTAGAGAAGTCCCCCTTGGGGCATCTAGTGTCCAGAGGAATCCAGCTTGACAACGGCACCAAGATCTTCGGGCGCGAGACTATTCTTTCTGCTGGTGCGTACCGTACACCCCAGATCTTGATACTCTCCGGTATAGGTCCGGCCGATACCCTGAAGAAGTTCGACATTCCCGTCATCCTGGATCAGCCGGCCGTCGGGCAGAACTTCCACGACCATGTGCTCATCCCTACGGTCTGGCAACTCAAGAACGCCTCCGCGGGCTACACCAAAGAATCGGGCGATCCCGTCTTCAGCGAGTCACAGTACAACCTCGGAGCCTTCATAGACTTCATGACCATCACCTCTCTGCCGAAGGAAGGTCTATTTAatgccatcgccgaggacgagggctCGGTGCCCGATGCAGCCACACATCCGTTGCTGAAGCAAGACCGCGCCCACTCCTCCCATTTGCTTCAGTACTCTGGAGTCTCTGCAGATGGTTCGGCAGTTCTCATGATTTCTgtcgtcttcatcaactCTGCCCGGGGCTCCGTCACCATCCGGTCCGCCGACATCAAAGACGCGCCGCTCATCAACCCCAACTTCCTGGCCACAAGCGTAGACCGCTACGCTGCTCGGGAGACCATCCGACGAAATATCAGACTACTGACGTCCAGCGACACCGTTCTTGGACGGGAAATCGTGGCTGGCGAACTTGCCGCCAACCCGTTGACTACGGAATCAACGGATGAAGAAATCGACGCCCGAGTGCGGGAGATGGCCGG AGGATGTTATCATCCCGCAGGTACGGCCTCCATGGGAACGGTGGTGGACACCGACTTGCGCGTCAACGGAGTATCGGGCCTCCGCATCGTGGATACTTCTGTGTTCCCTGTATCGATCTCGGGCAATCTCCAAGTGGCTGTGTATGCTTTGGCAGAACAAGCCGCTGAGATTATCAAGTCAACCATGAAGAAATGTTGA
- a CDS encoding Putative protein kinase, with the protein MSVSYPHTPPSKVPTVDEQRFKAVTSPCEWVEDYRPGGYHPIHLGDVLRDGQYSIMRKLGEGSYSTVWLARDLRKNRYVALKILVSEMSASTTELRILRHIAETAPGAAPQHIVQLLDDFQLSGPNGTHKVLVLEPMGASVDSMVEQLPQFNPRIWGMKVRYPPHMARSILKQSLQALEFLHGVGVSHGDFQPGNLLFSVRDIESTPEEVLRQAKDVQAGSISPLVERLDGKQDRWAPRYLCVAQPLEEFTHYTQGFTIKLSDMGGAFFFTDPPIKPVTPVGLRAPELILTKTVDRTLDIWSFGCLIFELMTGQPLFCIPGPDFEDDEHLLSLTAVLGALPENLFQHWKTASLYFTPDRKLFNCQLGGVGDGEEPLMLEQTSMEELFDQADPDISEEEACAVKELIRRILRYNPAERPSPAELLRDPWFSKIDVETGLLL; encoded by the exons ATGAGCGTCTCTTACCCTCATACACCGCCATCGAAAGTCCCGACAGTTGATGAGCAAAGATTCAAAGCGGTCACCTCACCCTGCGAGTGGGTGGAGGACTACCGTCCTGGTGGCTATCATCCTATCCACCTCGGCGATGTCCTCAGAGATGGCCAGTACAGCATCATGAGAAAACTTGGAGAGGGATCCTACTCGACGGTTTGGCTTGCTCGTGACTTGCG CAAAAATCGATACGTCGCCTTGAAAATTCTTGTGTCGGAaatgtcggcctcgacaactGAGCTGCGAATTCTACGTCACATCGCTGAAACTGCCCCAGGCGCCGCCCCTCAACACATCGTCCAACTGCTAGATGATTTCCAGCTCTCTGGACCCAATGGCACTCACAAGGTTCTAGTCTTGGAGCCTATGGGTGCGAGTGTGGACAGCATGGTTGAGCAACTACCTCAGTTCAATCCTCGTATATGGGGCATGAAGGTCCGCTACCCACCTCACATGGCAAGGAGCATTCTCAAACAGTCCCTGCAAGCGCTGGAATTCCTCCACGGGGTTGGCGTCTCGCACGGAGACTTTCAGCCAGGAAACCTCCTGTTCTCCGTCAGGGACATCGAGTCCACGCCTGAGGAAGTGCTTCGACAGGCTAAAGATGTGCAAGCCGGCTCGATCTCACCTCTTGTTGAAAGACTCGACGGTAAACAAGACAGATGGGCTCCTCGGTACCTTTGCGTCGCGCAGCCTCTGGAAGAGTTCACCCACTATACACAAGGCTTCACAATTAAGCTCTCAGACATGGGCGGCG CATTCTTCTTCACGGACCCGCCAATCAAACCGGTTACTCCCGTCGGCTTGCGGGCTCCCGAGTTGATTCTGACCAAAACTGTCGACCGGACTCTTGACATCTGGAGTTTTGGCTGCCTCATATTCGAGCTTATGACCGGACAACCCCTCTTCTGCATACCGGGACCTGACTTTGAAGACGATGAACATCTTCTCTCGCTCACAGCCGTTCTCGGTGCCCTACCCGAAAACCTATTCCAGCATTGGAAGACAGCCTCGCTCTACTTCACGCCCGACCGTAAGCTCTTCAATTGCCAGCTTGGAGGGGTCGGGGATGGAGAAGAGCCACTCATGCTGGAGCAGACATCCATGGAGGAGCTCTTTGACCAGGCTGACCCGGACATAAGTGAGGAAGAGGCCTGTGCCGTGAAGGAGCTCATTCGCAGAATCTTGCGGTACAACCCTGCAGAGCGACCCTCACCGGCGGAGCTCCTGCGTGATCCCTGGTTTTCCAAGATTGACGTTGAGACTGGCCTGCTTCTTTGA
- a CDS encoding Putative aminoglycoside phosphotransferase, protein kinase-like domain superfamily yields MKFMPGVSAYKRWRGMSMAQKTTFVEEVAEYQTQIRMQQGGFQSIGTLRTNKTDEQGQHIEQRDSELPVTPSKMVSLVYFWGDHYDYDIPRGPFHSSHDWLSSFLNIIILDSKAALREAEDEEDEEDAAEAVEVAQKLLALLPRIFPSIQHPPERSFLWHDDLSLQNILVDDQGKITALLDWECVSTMPSWAVTQMPKFLSGARRNERPDRDGYGDESVGQDDMFSGGDRDEELDNEGKDELYWIHLMEFEQTQLRKVYAARMQQLRPDWATKVEDGELKRDFHEAVHRCRSGFYLKRISQWVDVITAGDFRRLAETLQAGR; encoded by the coding sequence ATGAAATTTATGCCCGGTGTTTCGGCGTACAAACGATGGCGAGGCATGTCGATGGCCCAGAAAACGACCTTTGTCGAGGAGGTTGCCGAATATCAGACCCAGATTCGCATGCAACAGGGCGGATTCCAAAGCATCGGGACCCTTCGAACCAACAAAACCGACGAACAGGGTCAGCACATAGAGCAGCGAGATTCAGAGCTCCCTGTGACGCCATCCAAAATGGTATCTCTTGTCTACTTTTGGGGCGACCATTACGACTACGATATTCCACGAGGCCCGTTTCATTCCAGCCATGACTGGTTGAGCTCCTTTTTGAACATCATTATTCTCGACAGCAAGGCAGCTCTTCGGGAAgcggaagatgaagaggacgaggaagacgcagCGGAGGCTGTGGAAGTCGCACAGAAGCTTCTCGCCCTGCTGCCCCGGATCTTCCCCAGCATCCAGCACCCCCCCGAACGAAGCTTTTTGTGGCATGACGACCTGTCGCTACAAAACATCTTGGTAGATGACCAAGGGAAAATCACTGCCTTGCTGGATTGGGAGTGCGTCTCTACGATGCCTTCGTGGGCCGTCACCCAGATGCCCAAGTTCCTGAGCGGGGCGCGAAGGAACGAGAGACCCGATCGCGACGGATACGGAGACGAGAGTGTGGGACAGGACGACATGTTCTCCGGCGGCGAtcgcgacgaggagctggacaACGAGGGGAAAGATGAGTTGTACTGGATCCACTTGATGGAATTCGAACAGACGCAGCTGAGGAAGGTCTACGCGGCACGCATGCAACAGCTACGTCCTGACTGGGCGACgaaggtcgaggacggcgagtTGAAGAGGGACTTTCACGAAGCTGTTCATCGCTGCAGGAGCGGATTCTATTTGAAACGCATATCTCAGTGGGTTGATGTCATCACGGCAGGAGACTTTCGGCGCCTTGCCGAGACGCTCCAGGCAGGGCGATGA